From one Ochrobactrum vermis genomic stretch:
- a CDS encoding LLM class oxidoreductase: protein MNIATSNIPAATSLMGASSEAFVGHPGYCRMFAEDQLTIGIFLPLRFYQGDMTVLQGQADLVTEIDRRDFAAVWVRDVPLFDPSFGDAGQVFDPFTYLAYLASRTSRISLATGSAIFSLRHPIDLAKAAATIDHLSGGRLVLGIASGDRPVEFPAYGLDMNERGPRFAETVAYFRQLLAPGRPTIRSSLGIMTDADFLPKPATRRIPLMVTGSSRQSPSWVAQHADGWLTYPQPTHTPDGPKRLARNISAWRAQIPDGGFRPHMTNEWLDLVDDPNFPRTPVNGGFVLKTGRRGLIDLLGEWRDAGVNHAALGMQFSGRPAGEIIHELAEEVLPHFPSLDGPRPLAAKW, encoded by the coding sequence TTGAATATCGCAACTTCGAATATTCCGGCCGCAACATCGCTGATGGGCGCATCGTCCGAGGCTTTTGTGGGTCATCCGGGCTATTGCCGCATGTTCGCGGAAGACCAATTGACCATCGGTATTTTCTTGCCGCTCCGCTTTTATCAAGGCGACATGACGGTCTTGCAAGGACAGGCGGATCTGGTCACTGAGATCGACCGACGTGACTTTGCGGCCGTTTGGGTACGAGATGTGCCGCTGTTCGATCCGAGCTTTGGTGATGCGGGTCAGGTATTCGACCCATTCACCTATCTGGCCTACCTCGCATCGCGGACCAGCAGGATTTCACTGGCAACGGGAAGTGCTATCTTTTCGCTTCGACATCCGATCGATCTGGCCAAGGCCGCGGCAACCATTGATCATCTGTCGGGCGGCCGGCTAGTGTTGGGGATCGCGTCGGGTGATCGCCCGGTAGAATTTCCGGCCTATGGCCTGGATATGAACGAGCGTGGGCCGCGGTTTGCAGAGACCGTAGCGTATTTTCGCCAACTCCTTGCGCCGGGGCGTCCGACAATCCGATCCAGTCTTGGCATAATGACAGATGCGGATTTTCTTCCAAAACCAGCGACGCGACGAATTCCGTTGATGGTAACGGGATCGAGCCGGCAATCTCCATCCTGGGTCGCCCAACATGCGGATGGTTGGCTAACCTACCCACAGCCGACCCATACTCCGGACGGACCGAAGCGACTTGCCAGGAACATAAGCGCGTGGCGTGCGCAAATTCCCGATGGAGGATTTCGGCCGCATATGACCAACGAGTGGCTCGATCTCGTCGATGATCCGAATTTCCCGAGAACGCCGGTTAACGGTGGCTTTGTCCTCAAGACGGGACGAAGGGGACTTATTGATCTTCTCGGAGAATGGCGGGATGCAGGCGTTAATCATGCGGCACTCGGTATGCAATTCTCGGGGCGGCCTGCCGGAGAGATCATTCATGAGCTTGCCGAAGAAGTGTTGCCGCATTTCCCCTCACTGGATGGGCCACGGCCCCTTGCTGCGAAATGGTGA
- a CDS encoding glutathione S-transferase family protein, producing MIDLYTDSSPNGFKATIAIEELALPYRLCHVSIERGEHQRPHFLKLNPHGRIPVIVDNECGITLFESAAILLYLADKTGRLLPAEPKARWEAIKWLQFHASSMGPILGQRVHFEMFADEKIPAAINRYQKLTEDTFTVLDKRLEGNPWLAGDDYSVADIATFGWTHIAEICGFNFSHHQNLSRWHEEVGRRPAVQRGISLPAPATGP from the coding sequence TTGATCGATCTCTACACAGATTCATCTCCCAATGGCTTCAAAGCGACGATCGCGATCGAGGAACTGGCACTTCCCTACCGCCTTTGCCACGTGAGCATCGAAAGGGGCGAACACCAGCGCCCCCACTTCCTCAAGCTCAATCCTCATGGGCGCATTCCGGTCATTGTAGATAACGAGTGCGGCATTACTCTATTTGAATCCGCTGCTATCCTGCTCTACCTCGCGGATAAGACCGGTCGACTTTTGCCTGCCGAGCCAAAAGCAAGATGGGAAGCAATCAAATGGCTTCAGTTCCATGCATCGAGCATGGGACCAATACTCGGTCAGCGTGTCCATTTCGAGATGTTTGCCGATGAGAAGATTCCGGCGGCCATCAATCGGTATCAGAAGCTAACCGAAGATACCTTCACGGTCTTGGACAAGCGGCTGGAAGGCAATCCGTGGCTCGCGGGCGACGACTACTCCGTGGCCGATATTGCGACTTTCGGCTGGACGCATATCGCGGAGATATGCGGCTTCAACTTCAGCCATCACCAAAATCTATCGCGTTGGCACGAGGAGGTCGGTAGGCGGCCGGCCGTCCAGCGCGGCATCTCGCTTCCCGCACCGGCCACTGGCCCGTGA
- a CDS encoding DUF305 domain-containing protein: MFWVNMILGLAVMYVVMFSMIDGWSDFRNNLNMFYMAVTMWAPMGVFMLATMPGMFPNRSQNIALYVIFALLTVGSFWATRTQSLIDDRQFIDSMIPHHSGAVLMCREAELADAELKTLCEAITKAQREEIERMEKIRARL; encoded by the coding sequence ATGTTTTGGGTCAATATGATCCTCGGCCTCGCCGTCATGTATGTCGTGATGTTTTCGATGATCGACGGCTGGAGCGATTTCCGCAACAACCTGAACATGTTCTACATGGCCGTGACAATGTGGGCGCCGATGGGCGTCTTCATGCTGGCGACGATGCCCGGCATGTTCCCCAATCGCAGCCAGAACATCGCTCTCTACGTCATTTTCGCCCTGCTGACCGTCGGTTCCTTCTGGGCAACCCGAACCCAATCCCTGATCGACGATCGCCAGTTCATCGATTCGATGATCCCGCACCATTCAGGGGCAGTTCTGATGTGCCGTGAGGCGGAGCTCGCCGATGCCGAACTGAAAACGCTATGCGAGGCGATCACCAAGGCGCAGCGCGAGGAGATTGAACGGATGGAAAAGATAAGAGCTCGCCTATAG
- a CDS encoding cation diffusion facilitator family transporter → MANPPHSHSAHHGHDHAEGHDHDHDHSHVPVVTKDNERKILISFLIIFSFMFVEAVGGYVSGSLALLADAGHMLTDAIALGLAYVAFRLGRRAADGQRTFGYARFEVIAGLVNALTLFGIVGWILYEAIERFQEPQPVLAGSMFVVAIIGMFVNIFVLWFLTRGDSEHVNVKGAVLHVMGDLLGSVGAIVAAVVIWYTSWTPIDPILSVFVSLLILRSAWSLLKNTLHILLEGAPANAGSSQISEHLRMTVTGVQNVSHIHVWSLTSGRVLATLQVQPLDGADVRSVVKQIEHELKTKFNIEHPTIGINWDGDASCSLEEPGNATASHSGHGH, encoded by the coding sequence ATGGCAAACCCACCTCACTCCCACAGCGCCCATCATGGTCACGATCACGCCGAGGGGCACGATCATGACCACGATCACTCCCACGTTCCGGTGGTTACGAAGGACAATGAGCGCAAGATTCTCATATCGTTCCTGATCATCTTCTCGTTCATGTTCGTCGAAGCCGTCGGCGGATATGTCTCAGGCTCGCTCGCCCTTCTTGCAGATGCAGGCCATATGCTGACCGACGCAATCGCACTCGGTCTGGCCTATGTCGCCTTCCGTCTCGGAAGGCGGGCCGCTGATGGACAGCGCACCTTTGGCTATGCCCGTTTCGAGGTGATTGCGGGGCTCGTCAATGCACTCACGCTGTTCGGCATTGTCGGGTGGATCCTCTATGAAGCCATCGAACGGTTCCAGGAACCCCAACCGGTTCTGGCGGGATCGATGTTCGTGGTGGCCATCATCGGCATGTTCGTGAACATTTTCGTCCTTTGGTTTCTTACCCGCGGCGATTCTGAACATGTCAACGTCAAGGGTGCGGTGCTGCATGTGATGGGCGACCTGCTCGGCTCTGTCGGCGCGATCGTTGCAGCGGTCGTGATCTGGTACACGAGCTGGACCCCCATCGACCCGATTCTCTCGGTGTTCGTGTCCCTGCTGATCCTGCGCAGCGCCTGGAGCTTGCTCAAGAACACGCTGCATATCCTGCTTGAAGGCGCACCCGCCAACGCCGGCAGTTCCCAGATCTCCGAGCATCTTCGGATGACCGTTACCGGTGTACAGAACGTCAGCCACATCCATGTTTGGTCGCTGACTTCCGGCCGCGTGCTGGCGACGCTCCAGGTGCAACCGCTGGATGGGGCCGATGTCCGCAGTGTCGTCAAACAGATCGAGCACGAACTGAAGACGAAGTTCAACATCGAGCATCCGACGATCGGCATCAACTGGGATGGAGACGCCAGTTGCAGTCTGGAGGAGCCTGGCAATGCGACCGCTTCCCACTCAGGTCACGGCCACTAG
- a CDS encoding flavin reductase family protein, whose protein sequence is MIERTALSEFALKSLFAHIPTAVTVVTAGSGTKRYGATVGTLGALSLDPPLLMFALKEASGLLQRLSKGSRIGINVLTAEQFAIARRFATPDMDRFGLTHWCEEHALPRIDNALVWATAHVRDHLPLGDHVLITALIDHAEAETGTPLIYWQRQFNSLAKIEERGSPA, encoded by the coding sequence TTGATCGAAAGGACCGCGTTGTCAGAATTCGCGCTTAAGTCATTGTTTGCGCACATTCCCACCGCGGTGACGGTGGTCACCGCGGGTAGTGGAACGAAACGATATGGTGCGACCGTCGGAACCCTTGGTGCCCTTTCGCTCGATCCTCCCTTGCTGATGTTTGCGCTGAAGGAGGCGTCTGGTCTCCTTCAGCGCCTCAGTAAAGGGTCGCGTATCGGCATCAATGTGCTGACGGCTGAACAGTTTGCCATAGCTCGACGGTTTGCGACGCCGGACATGGACCGTTTCGGCCTGACACATTGGTGCGAGGAGCATGCCTTGCCTCGTATCGACAATGCACTGGTGTGGGCCACTGCGCATGTTCGTGACCATCTGCCTCTAGGCGATCACGTTCTGATTACCGCCCTTATCGATCACGCGGAGGCCGAAACTGGAACGCCGCTGATTTATTGGCAACGGCAATTCAATTCACTTGCAAAGATTGAAGAAAGGGGATCGCCCGCATGA
- a CDS encoding metal-sensitive transcriptional regulator, protein MCAKNSKSILVSLNRIAGQVRGVSQMVEDERYCIDILHQIHAVKAALSKVENEVLKSHAACCVEEAIASGNADLQRSKFIELVEVFAKAKL, encoded by the coding sequence ATGTGTGCCAAAAATTCCAAGTCGATCCTCGTGTCTCTCAACAGGATAGCTGGTCAGGTTCGCGGTGTCAGCCAGATGGTGGAAGACGAGCGATACTGCATCGACATCCTTCACCAGATTCACGCTGTCAAAGCTGCCCTTTCCAAGGTTGAGAACGAGGTCCTGAAATCACATGCCGCCTGCTGCGTTGAAGAGGCAATCGCTTCGGGCAACGCTGATCTTCAGCGCAGCAAGTTCATCGAACTGGTCGAGGTCTTCGCGAAGGCAAAACTCTAG
- a CDS encoding glutaredoxin family protein, which translates to MATHAEKRAELHRMVTAEHTCPYGLKALDLLKREGYEVDDQKLTTREEIDAFKTKHDVKTTPQTFIDGKRIGGYDDLVQFFGGEVKDKDGVTYKPVIALFAMAALMALAASWAAFENMATIQAAEWFIAIAMCLLALQKLKDVEGFATMFLNYDLLAQRWVRYAYIYPFAEALAGVLMMAGALMWLSIPVALFIGGIGAVSVFKAVYIDKRELKCACVGGDSNVPLGFVSLTENLMMVAMAIWMIFKPMGLAH; encoded by the coding sequence ATGGCAACACATGCAGAGAAACGCGCCGAACTTCATCGGATGGTGACGGCCGAACACACCTGCCCCTATGGGCTGAAGGCGCTCGATCTGCTTAAGCGCGAGGGCTACGAGGTCGACGACCAAAAGCTGACCACGCGCGAAGAAATCGACGCCTTCAAGACCAAACACGATGTCAAAACAACCCCGCAGACATTCATCGACGGCAAGCGGATCGGCGGATATGACGATCTTGTCCAATTCTTCGGCGGCGAAGTGAAGGACAAGGATGGCGTCACCTACAAGCCGGTGATCGCGCTCTTTGCCATGGCAGCCTTGATGGCCCTGGCTGCAAGTTGGGCCGCATTCGAAAACATGGCGACAATCCAGGCAGCCGAATGGTTCATCGCCATTGCGATGTGTCTTCTGGCCCTGCAGAAGCTCAAGGACGTGGAAGGCTTCGCCACCATGTTCCTGAACTACGATCTTCTGGCGCAGCGATGGGTTCGTTACGCATACATCTATCCCTTCGCCGAGGCGCTCGCTGGCGTGCTGATGATGGCGGGCGCACTGATGTGGCTCTCGATCCCCGTCGCACTCTTCATCGGCGGTATCGGTGCGGTTTCGGTCTTCAAGGCCGTCTACATCGACAAACGCGAACTGAAATGCGCCTGCGTCGGCGGCGACAGCAATGTGCCGCTCGGCTTCGTATCGCTTACCGAGAACCTGATGATGGTCGCCATGGCGATCTGGATGATCTTCAAGCCAATGGGCCTTGCACACTGA
- a CDS encoding LysR substrate-binding domain-containing protein encodes MNPVLPLLALRAFAETGRHRSIKQAAEAMGVTSGAVSQQIRQLEDRLGVTLFTRTRYGVRLTMEGAKVHPGLLNAFDQIKASLETLEAINGRSTLTISTVPSFAASWLVPRLGRFTSRQPGIEVRVEATASLVDLQRDRVDIAIRHGLGNDPGLVAEHLMAPVLLPVASPSLLGAGLPITDPAGCLSYPLLQDSDRADWRLWFKALGVADDPRAERGTAFEDDFLLVRAAIAGQGIALVRDVYAAEEIASGRLALALDQPWPTVFAYYAMTLPNAAKRPAVLHFIDWLKEEAMT; translated from the coding sequence ATGAATCCTGTACTCCCCCTCCTTGCTTTACGTGCTTTTGCAGAGACGGGGCGCCATCGCAGTATCAAGCAAGCTGCTGAAGCAATGGGCGTGACCTCCGGTGCCGTTAGCCAACAGATCAGGCAACTGGAAGATCGACTAGGGGTAACGCTCTTTACCCGTACACGTTACGGCGTTCGCCTGACCATGGAGGGTGCGAAGGTTCATCCAGGCCTGCTCAACGCGTTTGACCAGATCAAAGCAAGCCTTGAGACGTTGGAGGCGATCAATGGCCGGTCGACGCTCACCATAAGCACTGTCCCATCTTTCGCGGCGTCATGGCTGGTGCCTCGCCTGGGCCGATTTACCAGTAGGCAACCAGGGATAGAGGTGAGGGTTGAAGCAACGGCGAGCCTCGTTGATTTACAAAGGGACCGCGTAGATATCGCAATCCGGCATGGCCTGGGCAACGATCCCGGCCTTGTCGCTGAGCACCTGATGGCCCCCGTGCTGCTACCTGTTGCAAGCCCAAGTCTGCTGGGCGCCGGATTGCCGATTACTGATCCGGCTGGATGCCTGTCCTATCCGCTGCTCCAGGACTCGGATCGGGCAGATTGGCGTTTGTGGTTCAAAGCTCTTGGTGTTGCGGATGATCCGCGCGCCGAACGCGGAACTGCCTTCGAGGATGACTTCCTGCTCGTCCGCGCTGCGATAGCTGGCCAGGGTATCGCACTGGTACGAGATGTTTACGCGGCTGAAGAAATTGCATCGGGGCGCCTCGCTCTTGCACTAGATCAACCTTGGCCCACTGTGTTCGCATACTACGCGATGACGTTGCCGAATGCTGCCAAGCGACCGGCAGTGCTGCACTTCATCGACTGGCTGAAAGAGGAAGCAATGACCTGA
- a CDS encoding MFS transporter, with amino-acid sequence MHTTMPDHLRWWALALLCAAQFIVILDTSIIGVALPAILTDLGFTAEGLSWIFNAYVIAFGGLLLLGGKLSDVFGARRMFMLGFAILTGASLFAGLAESQGVLIGGRALQGIGAALIAPSALTIIMRLFSHSGAELGKAFGFWGASAAAGGTAGVFLGGVITEWMSWPWTFLINVPLGVVVLAASPVVLRYAPAVRGKVGILGALVVTAALVTAVYAIVTTEPGEWASASTLGLLAVSLVLFVLFVAIQSVSRDPLLPLSIFRAPNLASANVLMALLGAAWIPLWFFLNLYLQQTLHLSALASGLALLPMTVLIMVLMVGATGRLVGRFGIKANLVVGLLAMAGALLLFANVPADGNYWTDVLPASLLAAAGMSLAYIPVTMAGMSGARPEETGLASGLINTTYQVGSAVGLAVMVAVAASQRGVVDAAGNPDLLAGFQLAFQGAAIVAGVAGVFALVALRSAPAVRDVLVD; translated from the coding sequence ATGCACACGACCATGCCCGACCACCTGAGGTGGTGGGCGCTGGCGCTTCTCTGCGCGGCGCAATTCATCGTCATCCTCGATACCTCGATCATCGGAGTGGCCTTGCCCGCCATCCTGACCGACCTCGGCTTCACCGCCGAAGGCCTTTCCTGGATATTCAACGCCTACGTCATCGCCTTTGGCGGCCTGCTGCTGCTCGGCGGCAAGCTCAGCGATGTATTCGGCGCCCGCCGTATGTTCATGCTCGGTTTCGCGATTTTGACCGGAGCGTCGCTCTTCGCCGGACTTGCCGAGAGCCAGGGAGTGCTGATCGGGGGACGGGCCCTGCAGGGAATCGGCGCGGCGCTCATCGCTCCGTCGGCACTCACCATCATCATGCGGCTGTTCAGTCATAGTGGCGCCGAACTCGGCAAGGCGTTCGGCTTCTGGGGCGCGTCGGCCGCGGCCGGAGGTACCGCAGGCGTCTTCCTCGGCGGTGTCATCACGGAATGGATGAGCTGGCCCTGGACCTTCCTGATCAACGTACCGCTCGGCGTGGTTGTCCTTGCCGCAAGTCCCGTCGTGCTCCGCTACGCGCCTGCGGTCAGGGGGAAGGTCGGCATTCTCGGCGCCCTCGTGGTGACCGCAGCGCTGGTCACGGCTGTATACGCCATCGTGACGACCGAACCCGGCGAGTGGGCCTCGGCCTCGACGCTCGGGCTGCTGGCGGTTTCGCTGGTCCTGTTCGTTCTGTTCGTGGCGATCCAGTCGGTGAGCCGCGATCCGCTGCTGCCGCTGAGCATCTTCCGCGCCCCGAACCTCGCTTCCGCCAACGTTTTGATGGCGCTTCTCGGCGCAGCATGGATTCCGCTGTGGTTCTTCCTGAACCTCTATCTGCAGCAGACGCTGCATCTGTCGGCGCTCGCCAGCGGCCTCGCGCTCCTGCCGATGACAGTACTGATCATGGTGCTGATGGTCGGCGCAACAGGACGGCTCGTCGGCCGCTTCGGCATCAAGGCAAACCTCGTCGTCGGTCTTCTCGCGATGGCTGGAGCCCTCCTCCTGTTCGCCAACGTTCCGGCCGATGGCAACTACTGGACAGACGTCTTGCCCGCCTCCCTCCTGGCTGCGGCTGGCATGTCGCTCGCCTACATCCCGGTGACCATGGCAGGCATGTCCGGCGCGCGCCCTGAGGAGACGGGATTGGCGTCAGGCCTCATAAACACGACGTATCAGGTCGGCTCCGCGGTCGGCCTCGCGGTGATGGTCGCCGTGGCCGCCTCGCAGCGCGGGGTCGTCGACGCTGCAGGGAATCCTGATCTGCTCGCTGGTTTCCAGCTTGCCTTCCAGGGCGCCGCCATCGTCGCGGGGGTCGCTGGTGTTTTCGCGCTGGTCGCGTTGCGGAGCGCTCCGGCTGTGCGGGACGTTCTCGTCGACTGA
- a CDS encoding heavy-metal-associated domain-containing protein — protein sequence MYLVTVPNMTCGGCAQSVTKALQSVYADAKIETDPPAREVRVQTSASEPALRAVLSAAGYPVENKPAAA from the coding sequence ATGTATCTCGTTACTGTTCCCAACATGACATGCGGCGGTTGCGCCCAATCAGTCACAAAAGCGCTGCAGAGCGTCTATGCCGACGCGAAGATCGAGACCGATCCGCCGGCGCGTGAAGTCCGGGTCCAGACCTCAGCGAGTGAACCGGCTCTTCGCGCAGTTCTGTCCGCAGCCGGCTATCCGGTCGAGAATAAGCCGGCTGCCGCCTGA